In a single window of the Aridibaculum aurantiacum genome:
- a CDS encoding phosphatase PAP2 family protein, with product MKNSIKTLIVATVFCIQANAQQPDSSLTGTTVNSNVVVDTMLPTQVVRVKNLKFKETTSSPYKLNWKADVPIIAGGIGLTALGVKRIADRRDLTPAELAQKTADNVPWFDRHSAGWFDKRADDISYPPFQASFAMPLLVGVLNKNMRQDYGKLMVMYLETMAITGALFTNTASIAGRARPFVYTDKNGNAAPEVDEAYRRSGNNQRSFYAGHTAATAAATFFTAKTFSDLNPNSKARVYVWIGAAAVPAFVGYMRHKAGMHFLSDNIIGYAVGAATGILVPHFHKVKVKNLSVTPQAGGRYNGLLVRYKL from the coding sequence ATGAAAAATTCAATTAAAACACTTATTGTGGCTACTGTATTTTGTATACAGGCCAATGCTCAACAACCAGATAGTAGCCTTACAGGTACTACGGTAAATTCCAATGTAGTCGTAGATACTATGTTGCCTACCCAGGTGGTAAGGGTAAAAAATCTAAAATTTAAAGAAACTACATCATCACCTTACAAGCTAAATTGGAAAGCTGATGTACCCATAATAGCAGGTGGTATAGGCTTGACTGCTTTGGGTGTAAAAAGAATAGCGGACCGAAGAGACCTGACACCTGCAGAACTTGCCCAGAAAACCGCCGATAATGTTCCCTGGTTCGATCGGCATAGTGCCGGGTGGTTTGATAAGCGTGCTGATGATATCAGCTATCCGCCGTTCCAGGCTTCATTTGCGATGCCGCTTTTAGTAGGGGTATTAAATAAAAACATGAGGCAGGACTATGGCAAGTTGATGGTAATGTACCTGGAAACGATGGCCATTACCGGCGCATTGTTTACCAATACAGCTTCCATAGCAGGACGTGCCAGGCCATTTGTATATACCGATAAAAATGGTAATGCAGCTCCCGAGGTAGACGAAGCTTATAGAAGAAGTGGAAATAACCAGCGCTCATTTTATGCAGGACATACTGCTGCAACTGCTGCTGCAACGTTCTTCACTGCAAAAACCTTCAGCGATCTGAATCCAAATTCAAAGGCTCGTGTGTATGTTTGGATAGGGGCTGCTGCTGTACCTGCTTTTGTTGGTTATATGAGGCACAAAGCAGGCATGCATTTCTTAAGTGATAATATTATAGGTTATGCAGTTGGCGCTGCCACAGGTATTCTTGTTCCGCATTTCCATAAAGTAAAAGTGAAGAACTTGTCAGTGACACCGCAAGCAGGAGGGAGGTACAACGGGCTGCTGGTAAGGTATAAGTTGTAA